The DNA region CACAATACAAAACTCTCTCCGTTGATCGCCACACGCCCCTTCCCACCCCGACCGGCAAAACCCAATTATTAGCGTCGTCGGGAATGGCTGTGTTGAACGCGTTTACGGGAGCCAAGCTCGAGTCTTTGCCGCTTCGCAATGCCGGCGCGTCCACTTCCGCGCCCATTGCTGTGTTCTGCAATTCGGGTCGAGGTAGAATGGCTTTAGTCCATAAGGGTTCGCTCAATTTCGCCGTCAGATGTGAATCGGCGACGTCGGACGTTGTGGCTCCGACTGAATCCACGCCCGACTCTGCCAATGTGGCTTTGGCTTCCAGCCTTTCTGCTCTTCAACAGCTCAAGACATCAGCTGCTGACAGTATGTATAGCTTGATAAGAGTTTAATAAGTGATTTTTTTGCTCCCTATTTTCTGCatttaatttcatcatattaTTCTTGTTTAGTTTCTGCAAGCTCTTTACCACCTGCAAGTTCTCAGCAATTGAAAATAGGACTTGTGATGATGATATTCCCAGCCAAGTTGATCAGACCGACTTGAagtacttaatttttttaataaaatcaaacagttaatagtgttcaaataaaacaaaattggctgataagctaattattttaccaaacaggtcGTTGTAAGACAAAATTGGCTGTtaagctaattattttaccaaacagttgGTTGTAGCGGTCTATTGGCTTTTTTGTTTGAGTATAGACTTGTGTTGGCTTTTTTGTTTGAGTATAGACTTGTGGTATACACACCCTTGGTAGTGGGTGTGTATTTTCCTTTTCCCTCAAAAACTACATTCCATGATTTATTGACTAGTAACTAAATGCTAAGTAGTCtgttgttcttttttttttggtggcaAAATTCCTCCTTGGTTGCATGTTTGTCACTGAGAGGAACATATTATAGTGCAACTACTTACTAAGAGAATGTGTACTTTCTATTTTTCTAGGTATGACAGTAGAACCATATTTGTTTCCCTTTCTTACAAAATTTGAAGGCTTAATTTAAGTTTGAGACTCTCATAGtgttttttctctaattttcctTGAATGGTTGCATCTTCTTAAATACATGTGTAAATTAATAGAACTGATAGTGATGGTTGATTTGTTTCAGGATATACAAAAGAAAGGAGTAGTATCGTTGTTATAGGGCTCAGTATCCACACTACACCAGTAGAAATTCGCGAGAAGCTTGCTATCCCTGAAGCGGAGTGGTCTAGAGCGATCGGGGAACTCTGCAATTTGAACCACATTGAAGAGGCTGCTGTTCTTAGTACCTGTAACAGGATGGAGATATATGTTGTAGCGCTTTCTCTGCATCGTGGCGTTAAAGAAGTCACTGAATGGATGTCAAAGGTAATGTTTTCCTGTCTTTCCTTTGGGCTGCTATTCAGCGAGTTATATGTGTGTGGCCAACGTTTTGTTATAGAATGATTAAACGATGAAACAAAACATGTTTTAATCTGATTATCCCAACCTCGGGGGCAAGAGTTATATGTTAAGGTATACTATACTGACTCTATTGCTTGGAGAGAGTGGTTCACTTGTTAGATAGTACTGAAGTTTCAGATTGAACACGaagttttatatatgttatagaatatatatttaatatatggagTCTCTATAGATTAGGCAGTCTTAGGGATTTATGTAAGTAGGCATACTCTTTTCTATATGACAGTATAAGACATCATATTCAGAAATCTTTTGTTTACTTTCGTAACAATATATTTGCTTATTTATCGACAGATCAGTGGAGTTCCTGTTTCAGAGATTTGCAAGCACCGGTTTTTGCTGTATAACAAAGATGCAACGCAGCACCTATTCGAGGTATCAGCGGGGCTGGACTCGTTGGTTTTGGGAGAAGGCCAAATCCTTGCACAGGTGAAGCAAGTGGTGAAGGTTGGGCAAGGGGTGAGTGGTTTTGGAAGGAACATTAGTGGACTGTTCAAACACGCGATCACTGTGGGGAAGAGGGTTAGAACTGAAACGAACATTGCAGCTGGGGCGGTTTCTGTTAGTTCTGCTGCTGTTGAACTGGCGTTAATGAAGCTCCCCGAGGCCTCCCATGCTAGCGCTAGGATGTTGGTGATTGGGGCGGGCAAGATGGGGATGCTCGTGATCAAGCACTTGGCGGCAAAGGGTTGTACGAGGATGGTGGTTGTAAATAGAAGCGAGGATAGAGTTGCTGCGATTCAGGACGAGATGAAAGATGCCGAGATAATCTACAAGCCCATGTCTGAGATGCTAAACTGTGCTGCAGAAGCAGATGTGATCTTTACAAGCACTGCTTCAGAAACCGCCTTGTTTCTACGAGAGAACGTGATTGACCTTCCGCCTGTATCCCCTAGCGTCGGGGGACTAAGGCTCTTCGTGGACATCTCGGTCCCTAGGAACGTGGGTGCCTGTGTCGACGCTCTCGACACTGCACGAGTCTACAACGTCGATGACCTTAAGGAGGTCGTTGCTGCAAACAAGGAGGACCGCCTTCGCAAAGCCATGGAAGCGCAGGCAATTATCTCTGAGGAGTCCAGCCAATTCGAGGCCTGGAGGGATTCCCTGGAAACAGTCCCAACCATCAAGAAACTGAGAGCCTATGCAGAACGAATCCGAGTTGCAGAGCTCGAGAAATGCATGTCGAAAATGGGCGACGACATTACAAAGAAGGCGAGGAAAGCAGTGGATGATCTCAGCAGAGGGATAGTAAACAAGATCCTCCATGGTCCTATGCAGCATTTAAGGTGCGATGGGAGCGACACCCGGACTCTAAGCGAAACCCTCGAAAACATGCATGCCCTTAACAGGATGTTCAGCCTGGAAACTGAGATATCAGTTCTGGAACAGAAGATTAGAGCTAAAGTGGAACAATCACAGAATTGAAGACTAAAACTTATTCAATCTgttttctcaatttttattaGCTTCTTCCAACATTGTTACACTCTGCAAATCCTTATTAATGTCACTATCAGCTATGATGTTACAATTATCATCTCTTATCCCAATcctaatactttttttttttagtactactgactatgttacaatgcagtatctgtttataactactttttttttcaacctactgataAACTCAAACTCACTATTTCCATATGGGAATACATCCCAATCCTTATCCATCATTCCAATCCTTATCCATCATTTGCTTCAAACATAGCAGTAAATAGTGTACTGTCTTTCATTGATTACATCAAATAGTAGTTAAGACTTTTAGGCAACAATAATGCCATATCTTCTTGTCTCAATGCATGGAACTAACCAAAAAAGATTCATTTCTATAGATTCTATCACTGTTTCGTATCAAAATGAGTCTTCCAACGTATGACTGCTCGGTGAAGTTGCTTGAAAAAATGGGTGCCAATGGGGTAGAAACTCGACAGGTGGCTTTTGATGAAGGGTTAAAGTTATTGGACTGTGTTACCCAATTTACATATGACGTACAATATCGGTTTTATTGACATCCTCAAAAGCTTTGTACACTGACGTAGACCACGGGACCACTGAGCTGAGGTTGTTTTGTGTTGTCACATTGGAAGTACTGTAACAGGTCGCCTGGTTCAATAACAATTGATAGGACATTTTGTTGGAAGAGGAgaattaatggaaaaaaaaaattgtagttttGTGGGAAAAGATTAAGGTGAGAATAATGTaggattttaaatttcattctttGGTACGttgtaattaaaatatctttgtgtagtaatagtaataattaatttggcaCCCGTGTAATGCAcgaataataacatatattcaataattatattatttatcatttACAGTGAAATTCTAATTCTGGAGTTTGGCTACATCTAGATATAAACTCATGTTAGTAATGTCGTATGCGGAGTTTGGCTACATCTAAATATGAACTCATGTTAGTAATGTCGAATGCTGATGACTATATGGTTACATCGTTAAGTATAATTCTGTTAGACTTAATTACTTCTAGTACTATTTATGCctttttcataaatttagaGTATCTACCGTAGTAATAATTAAGATCAATAGCTAGATCGACTTGATCTCATTAGCTAGAATTGCCGTGATTTAATAATGCATTGCAATTCCtccctatttttatttttaatttgttgtttattaaaaataatgcttgtttttatgtttataatcaTAATCGTTACAGTAAGGAGAAAATTTTCAACCTTATGAGTCAACTATGATTTTAATAGTACGTTGAAATTGCTAGTCGATTAACTATGACTCTAATGGTACACTGAACTTACTAGTTGAGAATAGATTTATAATACATGCTTTTGTGTTTATAATCCTAATTGTAATGGCAAAGAGAAGTTTTTCAACATTATCGatcaactattattttaaaggTACATTGAACTTGCTAATTGATTACCTGTGACTCTAACAGTACATTAAAATTGATGGTTGAAAATAGATGTATggcattaataaataaaatcaaccAAAACttttgatataaatatataaaaagaaatatcCACATATTTAGGATGACAAAATTCACAAAAATTAACTACAATGTAAACTCTCTCGAAAACCTCCATGTCTTGTCAAACAAGATCCAGAGACTATCCTCACTTTCCTCtattttgatgttttcttttaGAAACACTTCCCTCCATATCCAGCATTTCTATACAGTGCCTGCCTTATGTCTTCTGAACTTAGGACTTCCCTTTGCTCCAATTCCTATCACCATCACAAAAAATGTTGAGTTAAAAGGAGAAAACACCTACCATATGCTTGATAAACTTTATgcagaaataaaattaagaaatccGTTTTAGCCAATGTTatattagagacattttataACGTTGtaccaacaaaaataaaaatagtgccaaaatggtaattttatttttctgaatGACGAGAGAAACACGCAATCGCTATTTATGAGCATGCATTAGTAAATCTCGTCCATATATAATAGTCCGTAAACCATACAAAAAAgtaaattgtactaaaaaaaacctGATAAGTTTtaccaaaaatatatttaacaaaaatcaaatatatgaattttagATACTAAAATTATGTTCTATCCATTTAATCACACAGTTGACACCCACAAGGCCACAAAATCAGCAAAAACATGGGGTCTAGACCCTTCAAGTAAATAGTAATTAGAATATTGCATATATGTTAAGTTGTACCTTAGTGCAAGAAGCTTGCATTGCAAAATCATTGAAACAGCTAATCACACACTGTTGAATCTCAAGGCCTAGATTCTCCAGTGTGGCCACAGTTGATAGCAGAAGACCTGGCTTTGCTCCACAGCATATCTCTATCCTCGTATCCATCTCCCCTCTGCTTTCCACATCAAACTGCAAACAAATCTTCAAAATTATACATTGACCCCCAACATTTTAAAAGTAATGGAATCTGAAAACCATATAGTAATAGTTATATTACGAGACAACCCCAGTCTCCAACCAAGTTAGTCAAATTATTTActcaataataacaaaattacaaatttaacttTCAGAAAAAGCGGTCTAGTGACCCTCTTAGTTTTGAGACA from Ipomoea triloba cultivar NCNSP0323 chromosome 6, ASM357664v1 includes:
- the LOC116022631 gene encoding glutamyl-tRNA reductase 1, chloroplastic-like, whose product is MAVLNAFTGAKLESLPLRNAGASTSAPIAVFCNSGRGRMALVHKGSLNFAVRCESATSDVVAPTESTPDSANVALASSLSALQQLKTSAADRYTKERSSIVVIGLSIHTTPVEIREKLAIPEAEWSRAIGELCNLNHIEEAAVLSTCNRMEIYVVALSLHRGVKEVTEWMSKISGVPVSEICKHRFLLYNKDATQHLFEVSAGLDSLVLGEGQILAQVKQVVKVGQGVSGFGRNISGLFKHAITVGKRVRTETNIAAGAVSVSSAAVELALMKLPEASHASARMLVIGAGKMGMLVIKHLAAKGCTRMVVVNRSEDRVAAIQDEMKDAEIIYKPMSEMLNCAAEADVIFTSTASETALFLRENVIDLPPVSPSVGGLRLFVDISVPRNVGACVDALDTARVYNVDDLKEVVAANKEDRLRKAMEAQAIISEESSQFEAWRDSLETVPTIKKLRAYAERIRVAELEKCMSKMGDDITKKARKAVDDLSRGIVNKILHGPMQHLRCDGSDTRTLSETLENMHALNRMFSLETEISVLEQKIRAKVEQSQN